One window from the genome of Xiphophorus hellerii strain 12219 chromosome 16, Xiphophorus_hellerii-4.1, whole genome shotgun sequence encodes:
- the otop2 gene encoding proton channel OTOP2, which yields MCFNPGYPCECLTSGNLCEPCKMTAKDSELEEAHLSNNINAADSAMGVTEPEMDTSSTEGARDRGRNWGWMLSAIICLNILILGCAFVCGGTSSSVSINTSDLQIFILFLFLLTSIWMVYYTIYNSRTENAVFKDRHAGPIWLRAGLLLFGILSVIMDVFKIASYVGYLHCDPGVSSNVKVVFPVIQIVFVLVQTYFLWIHSRDCVQVQKNLSRCGLMLTLSTNLVLWIAEVTEESLHQTIFPHASTNVTKLSRRQMYIYRAGYGEDKCECSHSSCDIFKEAYYYLYPFNIEYSLFASAMAFVMWKNVGRVASHSNHHHVRFSLKDVFIGPILGILLLVAGIATFIEYEIDIKANSNEESRDAAVMMHFVMNIVTVTLMSVCTIIGSAIYKVDHREHMSEKNPTRSLDVGLLVGASLGQFIISYFSIVAMVATGAKGYLNRLNLTWGILMVIQLGLQNFFIIEGLHREPFHEVEADTVVENQYVAESSKDGSKIEKVDLDNMPKPDVEARGHSLPAEHKHKLLWKRRVLREVSAFLLLGNILLWIMPAFGARPQFDHDSETQFYQSSMWSAIVNVGLPFGIFYRMHSVASLFEVYLNS from the exons ATGTGCTTCAACCCGGGCTACCCGTGCGAATGTTTGACCAGCGGTAATTTATGTGAGCCCTGCAAGATGACAGCCAAGGACAGTGAGCTGGAAGAGGCACACCTCTCCAACAACATAAATGCAGCAGACTCAGCCATGGGTGTCACAGAGCCAGAGATGGACACCTCCTCAACTGAAGGTGCGCGGGACCGGGGCAGAAACTGGGGATGGATGTTGTCTGCGATCATTTGCCTCAACATCCTGATATTGGGTTGTGCCTTTGTTTGTGGGGGCACTTCGAGCAGTGTCAGTATCAACACCTCAGACCTGCAGATTTTCATTCTCTTTCTGTTCCTGCTCACCTCCATCTGGATGGTCTATTACACCATTTACAATTCCAGGACAGAAAACGCTGTCTTCAAGGATAGGCATGCAGGACCCATTTGGCTCAGAG CTGGACTTCTTCTGTTTGGAATCCTCAGTGTCATCATGGATGTCTTTAAGATCGCCAGCTATGTGGGTTACCTCCACTGTGACCCAGGTGTTAGCTCCAATGTTAAAGTTGTATTTCCCGTGATACAAATTGTCTTCGTTCTTGTGCAG ACATACTTTCTGTGGATCCATTCAAGGGACTGTGTGCAGGTCCAAAAGAACCTTTCACG aTGTGGGTTGATGCTTACCCTCTCCACAAATCTTGTTTTATGGATAGCTGAGGTCACTGAGGAGTCTCTTCATCAAACAATTTTTCCACATGCTTCGACCAATGTCACTAAACTCTCAAGAAGACAGATGTACATCTATAGAG CCGGTTATGGGGAAGACAAGTGTGAGTGCAGCCACAGTTCCTGCGACATCTTCAAGGAGGCCTATTACTACCTGTACCCCTTCAACATCGAGTATAGCCTCTTTGCCTCTGCCATGGCTTTCGTCATGTGGAAAAATGTGGGACGAGTAGCGTCACATAGCAACCACCACCACGTGAGATTCAGCCTCAAGGACGTATTCATTGGTCCTATTTTGGGGATCCTCCTCTTGGTTGCAGGCATCGCAACATTCATTGAGTATGAGATTGATATAAAAGCAAACTCAAATGAAGAGAGCCGTGATGCAGCAGTGATGATGCACTTTGTTATGAATATTGTCACTGTCACATTGATGTCCGTCTGCACCATCATCGGAAGTGCTATCTACAAGGTGGACCACAGGGAGCACATGTCAGAGAAGAACCCCACCCGCAGTCTGGATGTGGGGCTGCTAGTGGGAGCCTCGCTGGGGCAATTCATCATCAGCTATTTCTCCATCGTAGCCATGGTTGCAACTGGGGCCAAGGGCTACCTGAACAGGCTCAATTTGACATGGGGAATACTGATGGTGATCCAGCTTGGCCTGCAGAATTTTTTCATAATTGAGGGCCTGCACCGGGAGCCCTTTCATGAGGTGGAGGCTGACACAGTGGTTGAAAATCAGTATGTGGCGGAATCCAGCAAAGATGGAAGCAAAATTGAAAAAGTAGACCTGGACAATATGCCCAAACCTGATGTAGAAGCACGTGGCCACAGTTTGCCAGCggagcacaaacacaaactcctGTGGAAGAGGCGTGTGTTGAGAGAGGTCAGCGCATTCCTACTGCTGGGTAACATCCTT CTGTGGATCATGCCAGCCTTTGGTGCTCGTCCCCAGTTTGATCATGACAGCGAAACACAGTTCTACCAATCCAGCATGTGGTCTGCCATCGTGAACGTGGGTCTTCCTTTCGGCATCTTTTACCGAATGCACTCAGTTGCCAGTTTATTTGAAGTCTATTTAAACTCATAA